The genomic interval CCGCTGTCCGTGTTGGAGATCGCGGTACCATCACCCGCCAGTTCGTCCAACGGGTCGGTCACTCCGCCGAGAAATCCTGCGGACTGAACGAAGTAACTGACGGTCTTGAGGTCGCTGGGGATGTCTTGCAAATCCGTCACGTTCTCATCGAGCATCACGATGTACTCTTCCAGACGAGGCAGTTTGCTGATGTCCATTTGGATTTGATACTGGTTGCCGATCAGCCCCGGCGTTTGCAGGATCGCGGTACCCGAGTCCAGGGTCGCCGCTTCGGTTGCTGTTTCCTCGGGTAGTTCTTCTTCGGATTCGATTCCGGCCGCTGACAGGTCTTCACCGGTGGATTGGCCCGTGATCTGACCTCCCATCGACGCAGCCGAACTGGCCAGTAGAGCTTCCAAGGCACTCGTGTCTGTTGGCTCGGGGTGCAAGGTCGATCTCAAGTCGTCTTCGATCATCTGCATCACCGCAGCAGCCAGCATCGTTTGCCGAATATCGGTGTCAGCCACATCCATGTCGCTGACATAGAACTGGAACGCGGCATTGATCAGCGACATCAGGACCACCGACATGGCCAGCGTCAGAATCAACTCCAGCAATGTGAACGCTCTGCGGTTGTGAGCGGTGCGGACGATTGTTTGTCGCGATTGATCGCTGTTCATCAGATCGCTTCTCCCGACGCGGCAGCTGCGATTTCTTCTCGTGCGGCCTTCTCTTCCATTTCGGCTTCGACCAAGCCCAAGGCAGGATCGATCATCCAGCGGTCCAACACGTAAGTCGCCAGCGGTAGGTCTTCGTTGGGAACTGATGCCCGAACGGTGACGCGTATCGCCAGCATTCCCGCAAGCGGCGCTTGTGCGATGTCGACCGAGTAGGTGTACGTCGTCAGGCTTTCGGAATCGAACGCTTCCACCGGCGAGTCGACCACGGGCGTCGGCGTCTGGCCGGCTTCTGAATTGAGCAACAGCTCGGACAATTTGGTTTGGCACAGAACACGTGACATCGCCAAGGCGCGTGCTTCCCGTGCGGCTTCCGTTCCCGTGTCAGCCAATTGAGCCAGCAGTGCAAGAGAAGTTCCCAGGATGGCTAGCGCCAACAGCATCTCCAGCATCGAAAACCCACTGCGATGGCTGATGGTTGATCGGTTGTTTCGTGGGGTTGCTTTCATGGTGCGGGCGCCTGGACGGTACCGACTGTGACATCGCCGGTGATTCCACGCATCTTGATCGTGATGGTTCCGTCCGTCGCATGCTTGAGTGTCAAGGCTGCCGTGCTCGTGGTGCCATCGGGATAAAACAAAATGGGTCGGGAGAATCCGCCCGTCTGATCGGAAACGGTTTGCTGTTCGATTGCTGCGGCGCGAGCAGCCGATACCACCGCAATGTTTTGCAAGACGACTTCATCGGGCAACTGAATCTCTCGGTCGGCCACCGCGTCAGGTTGCAACGCCGTGACGGTGGCTTGATCGGCACCGGTCAGCATCGCGGATTGAGAACCGGTTTGATCATAGGCTTCGATGGAATCCGCCAGCGACTGAAAGGGACGGATTCGGATCACGCCTTGTTCCAGTTCCCCGTCCAAAATCATGGTGCGTCCCTCACGCATCGCGCGAAGTCGCAGACGCATCATTTCTTCGCTCATCTCATTGGCAGCGCGGACCAGTCTCCGATCCCCCAGCAACATCGCGAAGGTCGGGATAGCGATCGATCCGAGCACGGCGATCAACGAAATCACCAGCAACAGTTCCAGCAGTGTGAAACCAGCAGACGACTTTGCGGCGGTGGGGCGGGTGATGGACACGGCAGATAAGTCACGGCGATGAGGATCGCCGGATGAGAGAGTGGAACCTTACAAACAAGTCTTCGAATCGTTTCGCAGCCGGGTCGCGCCACCCGCAGTTCATGCCACCCGGCTGCCAAAACCATTCGCTGATTCGCGAGATCAGCCGGTGACGACGATGTCGTCGTCGTTATTCATTTGGCCGTCGATCCCGCCGCTACGCAGTTCGTAGGTGTTGCCATTGACCGAGTAAATGATCTCCTTGCCCCACGCATCGGTTGGGACACGTTCGATGATCGGCTTCACCCATTTTGCCTTTAGCGACGCATCACTGGGGCCGTCTTTGAGTTCTTCCAAGGTCTCCGGTAGCGTGTTCATACGAAGTTTGTACTGCGTGATGAACGATTGAACCATTTTCAACTGTGACTGGGTCGCGTCCGCCTTGGCTGCTTCGCCCGTGCCGACGACGTTGACGACCACAATCCCACCCAAGACGACCAAAATCGCCAACACCAACAACAGCTCCAACAACGTAAAACCACCGCGACGGCACGAACGCGAGCGGGTGGACGAATGGCCGCGATGTCGGCGGCGTTGCTGACAACGATCTTCGGGGGCGTGGCATTCGGAATTTGGAAGCGAATGTTTCATTGGTTCAGTGGGGTAAAGCTGAAAAAGGTGAGGGAGAGGCAAAACCCGTCGAGACGCCCGATGGTCTCGGGTGGCCGTCTCACGCGGTGGTCTCGAAATGGAGTGGTCCGTTCTGAGTGACCCAGCTCGCCTTGGCGTGAAAGCTGAAATTCGTTTTCCACCGCCTTTGGTCACTGTGTCACACAAGGATTCTAACCACTGGTCAAAAAAAAAGTTCCGGCAATCATTCGGATCGGAACGCCATTTCTTTGTCCACTTGAGCGGTTTTTCCAACAAAGCGTGTTCGCCGGTCCATTGCTGGAACGACTATCCCAATGATCGGAGTCAAACGTCCTCGATAGCAAAAAAGCTCGCGAAATTGGAGGGCGGGCGGATCGCAAAAGCGAACGACATGCCCAGTGGTATACCCCGGCAGGGGGTGCTGCGCTCCGGTTTATCCCGCCCAATCGCAGCCTGATTGGGAAGTGATTGGGTGACATTGTGACGATTTGGGACGCTCTCAAGGCGACCGCAAACAGCCAAATCGTAACGATGGTGGTAGAATACAGGGAATTAGTAAATACGCTGTTTCCCATCTTCACTCCTTTTCTGAACCATCTGCTGGAACGCTGAACCATGGCGGCACGCGACGATTCTGTAATCCGTGGCAGTCTGATTACCTGCTTGATCTTCCTCGTCCTCTCCCTCGCGCTGAACTTTATCCTCTGGCGTTGGGGTGACACACAGGCGACGACAGCGAGCAACGACAAGACTGCGCTGCGAAATGCACAGGACGAAATCCGAAATCTGGAAGAACGCGCCATCACCTACAAGGCGATGCTCGGACAGGGACAACTGAGTCAGGATCAGTTCAATGCGCTGAAAACCTCTCAGGACACCGATCAGGACATGAACGAAATCGCAAAGCGATTCGTGGATCACATGACCGTGTTCGGACCTGACGTCGAAGTACAAGACAAGAATTATGCCAAGCTGCCCGACTATCTGTTGACCACGATCCGCAGCCGCAACGAGCAATACGGTGACGCCATCGAACAGGTGGCCCAGATTCGCAAACAAGCGGACGCTGATGTCGATATCGCTAATAAGGCGCAACAGCAAGCGGAGACGGAGCGTGACACGGCGCAAAAGAGTCTTGAGACAGAACGCGATGCTTATGCAAAGGATCGGGCCCGCATCAACACGGAACGGGAAAAGGATCGCGACAAAGTGACGTCGATCACACGCGATTTCGACCAATTCCGTCGTAAGAAATTGGACGAAACACGCAAACTGTCCCAAAAGCTGGACCAGTACACGTTGACGATCGAGACGCAGCGAATCCAGTTGAACGAACTGCAATCGGATCGTTTCGAGTCGGTGCAGGGCGAGATTCGCAGCGTTCGCCGTGGCGGCGAGGTTTGCTCGATCAACCTCGGGTCGGCCGACGCACTTCGCCCCGGCATCACCTTTGGCGTTGTTGACCGCAATGACCGCTTGGAGGACGCCGAAGTCAAGGCAACATTGCAGGTCACCAAGATCCTCGGTCAGCATTTGGCCGAAGCACGTGTGATCGCACGTCCTCGTATGGAAACTCCGATCATCGAAGGCGACTACGTGTACTCGCCGTTCTGGGCTCCAGGACGCGAGGTCAAGATCGCTTTGGCGGGCGACATCGACATCGACGGAGACAGCAAACCAGACAACAGTGCGTTGGTCGGCATGATCCAAGCCGCTGGTGCGAAAGTCAGCGCGGCCTTCTTGCCCAACGGGCAAGTCGAAGGAAAGCTGGACTCCAGCATCCGATTCATGGTTACCGGCGAAGCTCCCGATTTGGACGGCCCCAACGCGGATGAGAACGCAGCGCAGATCGCCATCGTCGGTAAGGCCCGCGAGAAAGCTCGTGAGCTGGGGATCACCATCATCCCGGCTTGGAAGCTGCAAGCTTACCTGCGTCGTTTGGATGACTCGCTGACAACGCCGCTGGGTTCGGCGGCACGCGGCGAAGATTTCCCGCCCATCCGGGCATCGGACACCACGAGTCGATTGCCGACCGTGCTGCCCGAATTGTACACCCGTCAGCTCGAAGGCATGCAGAAGGGCAACGAGATCAAGCCCTGATCGAGCACCGGAAATCGTTCGAGATTCGGTAGCTGAGCCACCGTTGAACGAGCGTTAAACCATCGCAGAGCCGCAGTCCACACGACTGCGGCTCTTTTCGTTCGATGGCAGTGTGGAATTCGGTCGCCAGCAACCCAGTGCGGGTTTTGGTTGCCAATAACGCATAGTGAGATGGAAGCAGGACGTCTCGTCGAGAAGGCCGCCTGGATCGCTTTTCTGATCTCAGCTCGAAGCGCAGGCGTGGTCGCATTTCGCGTCGTGAGTACTTGGCGGCGTCCCAGGAGTCCAACAGCGAACGGAGGCATTTCTACATATCACTCTTGCAATTCACACCAGAATAGAAAATGGAATCAGCAATCGATCTGCCCAGGGTTCTTGACTTTTTGGAACCTTGTTTCTTTTTCGCCAAACGGGGACTCAGCCAAGTGACCCTCGTGAGTCCGTCGGTGAGAGACGTGCTGGGATACGAGCCCAAGCAAGTCATTGGCGGTAGCTACTTGGATTTTGTCATCCACGATGACCCCATCAACGCGGACTTGATGGAATGTCAAACGATGGATCTCAGCAATGGTGGTCGCATTCAAGCCTTACGCGCCGTCCGCGCGTGGGACGGTTCCCGCAGAGTGCTGTCGATTCAAACCGTCGGTGCGAGTGACACAGAAGAAAAGCCTGTCCTTACGCGGCACAATGTGGCCTTGGATGTGACACAAAGTGTGGACCGGTATCAAAAGATGTCGAAGCGTTTGACCGAACTGACTCAGTGCCTCGGTAAAATGAATGCGAGCGAGCACGCGATTGCTTATCGATTGTTGGACGGCAAGCTGAACCGTGAGATCGCGAAAGAGTTGAATCTCTCCGACCGTACGGTGGAGCGTCGACGTGCCTCGATTCTGAAACGCTTGGGCACCAACAGCCATGCCAAAGTCGTCCAGTTGATGGTCGAACGCGA from Stieleria varia carries:
- a CDS encoding LuxR C-terminal-related transcriptional regulator, with the protein product MESAIDLPRVLDFLEPCFFFAKRGLSQVTLVSPSVRDVLGYEPKQVIGGSYLDFVIHDDPINADLMECQTMDLSNGGRIQALRAVRAWDGSRRVLSIQTVGASDTEEKPVLTRHNVALDVTQSVDRYQKMSKRLTELTQCLGKMNASEHAIAYRLLDGKLNREIAKELNLSDRTVERRRASILKRLGTNSHAKVVQLMVERDLLTQMLEHNEPWHLARNANLVC
- a CDS encoding prepilin-type N-terminal cleavage/methylation domain-containing protein, producing the protein MKATPRNNRSTISHRSGFSMLEMLLALAILGTSLALLAQLADTGTEAAREARALAMSRVLCQTKLSELLLNSEAGQTPTPVVDSPVEAFDSESLTTYTYSVDIAQAPLAGMLAIRVTVRASVPNEDLPLATYVLDRWMIDPALGLVEAEMEEKAAREEIAAAASGEAI
- a CDS encoding pilus assembly FimT family protein, whose protein sequence is MSITRPTAAKSSAGFTLLELLLVISLIAVLGSIAIPTFAMLLGDRRLVRAANEMSEEMMRLRLRAMREGRTMILDGELEQGVIRIRPFQSLADSIEAYDQTGSQSAMLTGADQATVTALQPDAVADREIQLPDEVVLQNIAVVSAARAAAIEQQTVSDQTGGFSRPILFYPDGTTSTAALTLKHATDGTITIKMRGITGDVTVGTVQAPAP
- a CDS encoding type II secretion system protein GspG, which produces MKHSLPNSECHAPEDRCQQRRRHRGHSSTRSRSCRRGGFTLLELLLVLAILVVLGGIVVVNVVGTGEAAKADATQSQLKMVQSFITQYKLRMNTLPETLEELKDGPSDASLKAKWVKPIIERVPTDAWGKEIIYSVNGNTYELRSGGIDGQMNNDDDIVVTG
- a CDS encoding PulJ/GspJ family protein, which encodes MNSDQSRQTIVRTAHNRRAFTLLELILTLAMSVVLMSLINAAFQFYVSDMDVADTDIRQTMLAAAVMQMIEDDLRSTLHPEPTDTSALEALLASSAASMGGQITGQSTGEDLSAAGIESEEELPEETATEAATLDSGTAILQTPGLIGNQYQIQMDISKLPRLEEYIVMLDENVTDLQDIPSDLKTVSYFVQSAGFLGGVTDPLDELAGDGTAISNTDSGGLVRRSLDRNATVYAASSGNLPQLTATGELLAPEVAAIEFSYWDGTTWLYQWNSDELGELPLAIRVQLSMIKPGVDRDSVSVTDTDTVRVFQHIVRLPMAKVIEIEEEETATTDAAGTET